The following proteins are encoded in a genomic region of Neorickettsia risticii str. Illinois:
- a CDS encoding NADH-quinone oxidoreductase subunit J: protein MGILCFLLVLVAIFSSFRVVSCRNVVHAVLYLVLAFFTSSVLLLAAGLEVLSLMLLVVYVGAIAILFLFVVMMLNSDDFKKGVEMSVAKYVGLLFIALLPFFLVLSSYDDTQQERTYVSIKDIGAVLYTDYVYLFHLSGVVLLLAMVAAISIALPSKSDTKCQVVREQISRSSVVRLLNVPSGKGVDYD from the coding sequence ATGGGCATACTTTGTTTTTTACTTGTACTAGTTGCAATCTTTTCATCCTTTAGGGTTGTTTCGTGTAGGAATGTTGTGCACGCGGTTTTGTACTTAGTCCTTGCCTTTTTTACCTCTTCAGTGCTTTTGCTAGCAGCTGGCTTGGAGGTTCTCTCGTTGATGCTGCTTGTTGTATACGTTGGTGCAATAGCGATCTTGTTCCTGTTTGTCGTCATGATGCTCAATTCAGATGATTTCAAGAAGGGTGTAGAAATGTCCGTAGCAAAGTATGTGGGTCTGCTTTTTATAGCCTTGCTTCCGTTTTTTTTAGTTCTGTCCTCGTATGATGACACACAGCAGGAGCGTACTTATGTAAGTATAAAAGATATAGGTGCTGTGCTTTACACGGATTACGTATATCTTTTTCATCTTTCTGGAGTAGTGCTTTTACTTGCAATGGTGGCAGCAATCAGTATTGCTTTGCCGAGTAAAAGCGATACTAAATGCCAGGTAGTTAGAGAGCAAATTTCTAGGTCTTCTGTCGTAAGACTTTTGAATGTACCTTCAGGAAAAGGTGTAGATTACGACTGA
- the nuoK gene encoding NADH-quinone oxidoreductase subunit NuoK — translation MSPSFALFFVSTCFFSIGLFGVLTSTRNIVTMLLAVEIMLLGAILSFCSASSNAVGGQVFSILVITVAAAEAAVALAVVVLYFKKAGNVDVKKLNKLGH, via the coding sequence ATGAGTCCTAGTTTTGCGCTCTTTTTTGTTTCTACCTGTTTCTTTTCTATTGGACTTTTTGGTGTGCTGACCTCGACCAGGAATATAGTTACAATGCTTTTAGCGGTAGAAATTATGTTACTTGGTGCAATACTTAGCTTCTGTAGTGCTTCTTCCAATGCTGTTGGAGGACAAGTTTTTTCCATCCTGGTGATTACAGTCGCTGCAGCCGAAGCTGCTGTAGCACTTGCGGTGGTTGTTTTGTATTTTAAGAAAGCCGGAAATGTGGATGTAAAAAAGCTTAATAAATTGGGACATTGA
- a CDS encoding ankyrin repeat domain-containing protein, with the protein MKLSNSCSFNEIRASVLDQNTELFSDLLDKLQTDTLFRMVDNNGDTILHIACNAGNVKAVVAALESGADLNARNESAGDTPLHIAMRRGNVVIIMHLLNNGASVTEKNFSGNTAIHEAVISKVEKKILKRVVGSFLSSKALSEHSSLLNKAGKTPMDIATEMDDSEIISTLMPLETALTQKERLSDSYKSQIRPNDVYFGN; encoded by the coding sequence ATGAAGCTTAGCAATTCTTGCTCGTTTAATGAGATCAGGGCGTCTGTTTTGGATCAGAACACAGAGCTTTTCAGTGACCTTCTGGATAAGTTGCAGACTGATACCCTATTTAGGATGGTTGATAACAATGGTGATACGATTCTCCACATTGCTTGCAATGCAGGTAATGTTAAAGCAGTGGTCGCTGCTTTGGAAAGCGGTGCAGATCTAAACGCGAGAAATGAAAGTGCTGGAGATACACCTCTACACATTGCAATGAGAAGAGGGAACGTCGTCATAATAATGCACTTGCTTAACAATGGAGCCTCGGTTACAGAGAAAAATTTCTCTGGCAACACAGCTATACACGAGGCAGTCATTTCTAAAGTAGAAAAGAAAATACTGAAAAGGGTCGTAGGAAGTTTTCTATCAAGTAAGGCATTAAGTGAGCATTCTTCTCTACTGAATAAAGCTGGTAAAACGCCAATGGATATTGCAACTGAAATGGACGACTCTGAGATTATCAGTACGCTCATGCCCCTTGAAACTGCACTTACACAAAAAGAGCGTCTTTCGGATTCATATAAATCTCAAATCCGTCCCAATGATGTTTATTTTGGTAACTGA
- the nuoL gene encoding NADH-quinone oxidoreductase subunit L, with amino-acid sequence MSNILRMLGYSIVFLPLLSCLLCYFFLRCRESVCLQLASSFLIGLAAIFSWSLFFTLEDGEAFLLPLFEWISVGSLQTLFRVNIDKLTVLMFVVVNTVSFVVHCYSIGYMKKDPCKSRFFAYLSLFTFAMLVLVSAGDLLQLFFGWEGVGVCSYLLIGFWFRRESANVASMKAFLVNRVGDFCFLVGVFSVYKIFGTLELKKIISDVSFHSGETILGFDSLTFICLMLFIGCMSKSAQLGLHTWLPDAMEGPTPVSALIHAATMVTAGVFLLARLSTLFECTELVRHIIMWVGVSTAAFGAVVALCQDDIKRIIAYSTCSQLGYMFAACGASAYGLAIFHLSTHAFFKALLFLCAGNVIHSVGGEQDVHKMGALRNKIFSTYCMMFIGSLALCGIFPFAGFYSKDLIISSLSHAEIPFILLILTAFCTSVYSCRLLMLVFFGEQNFSLKKFHSPSMSMVLPLVPLVLLSLISGYLGMKLLVNSSFWMQTGLVFQQVIEVHGLMHFLPLIFALAGFFVVFVSRVFVLEGRRVSLSRIFVCLSLFTLLSFLLNFYLGVMSSIFSIGLVLVNRSGVILNLFERVLSCGFYFDKVYRVLFVSPLTHCSRFFWKVIDVECINLMPALLAGVSQKLSSGVLALQTGLLYHTVLFFFLGILFLFWVI; translated from the coding sequence ATGTCGAACATTTTGCGTATGTTGGGTTATTCGATAGTTTTCCTGCCCCTGTTGTCATGTTTGTTATGCTATTTTTTTCTCAGGTGTAGGGAATCAGTCTGCTTGCAGCTAGCGAGCTCGTTCTTGATAGGTCTTGCTGCCATTTTTTCTTGGAGTCTATTCTTTACACTTGAAGATGGTGAAGCTTTTTTGCTTCCTCTTTTTGAGTGGATTTCCGTTGGATCGTTGCAAACTCTTTTTAGGGTGAACATAGACAAATTAACGGTGCTGATGTTCGTAGTTGTTAATACCGTTTCGTTTGTCGTGCACTGTTACTCAATTGGGTACATGAAAAAAGATCCTTGCAAGTCCAGGTTTTTCGCGTACCTTTCCCTCTTTACTTTTGCCATGCTTGTCCTTGTTTCCGCAGGTGATTTGCTACAGCTCTTTTTTGGGTGGGAAGGCGTCGGAGTTTGTTCTTACCTTCTTATAGGATTTTGGTTCAGGAGGGAGTCTGCCAATGTTGCTTCTATGAAGGCTTTTCTCGTGAACAGAGTTGGAGATTTTTGTTTCTTAGTAGGAGTTTTTTCAGTATACAAAATTTTCGGAACACTAGAGTTAAAAAAAATCATTTCAGATGTGAGTTTCCACTCAGGTGAAACAATTTTGGGTTTTGATTCTCTTACCTTTATCTGTTTAATGCTCTTTATTGGTTGCATGAGTAAATCCGCTCAGCTGGGCTTGCATACCTGGCTTCCTGATGCAATGGAGGGCCCTACACCCGTATCGGCACTTATCCATGCAGCAACCATGGTTACTGCTGGTGTATTTCTTCTGGCGAGGTTGTCTACACTGTTTGAGTGTACCGAACTGGTAAGGCATATAATTATGTGGGTTGGTGTGTCTACGGCTGCTTTTGGGGCTGTGGTTGCACTCTGTCAGGATGACATAAAGAGAATTATAGCTTACTCAACTTGCAGTCAGCTTGGGTATATGTTTGCTGCATGTGGTGCATCGGCGTATGGGTTAGCCATCTTCCATTTATCCACGCATGCTTTCTTTAAAGCACTACTCTTTTTGTGCGCCGGTAACGTGATTCATTCCGTTGGTGGGGAACAGGATGTGCATAAAATGGGTGCATTGAGAAATAAGATTTTTTCCACTTATTGCATGATGTTTATAGGAAGTCTTGCTTTGTGTGGAATTTTTCCATTTGCTGGGTTCTATTCAAAAGACTTAATAATTTCCTCCCTCTCACATGCGGAGATCCCCTTTATTTTGTTAATACTCACAGCTTTTTGCACTTCTGTATATTCATGTAGACTGCTTATGTTGGTGTTCTTTGGTGAACAGAACTTCAGTCTTAAGAAGTTTCACTCTCCTTCTATGAGCATGGTTTTGCCGCTTGTGCCACTGGTTCTTCTTTCGCTCATTTCTGGTTATCTTGGGATGAAGCTTTTGGTAAACTCATCATTTTGGATGCAAACTGGCTTAGTTTTCCAGCAAGTTATAGAAGTGCATGGGTTGATGCATTTCCTTCCTTTGATTTTTGCTTTAGCTGGTTTCTTCGTTGTTTTTGTTTCGAGAGTTTTTGTTCTTGAGGGTAGAAGAGTTTCCTTGTCCAGGATATTTGTTTGTTTATCGCTCTTTACACTCTTGTCATTTCTTCTGAATTTTTATTTAGGTGTGATGTCATCCATTTTCTCAATCGGACTTGTGTTAGTTAACCGCAGTGGCGTTATTCTAAACCTTTTCGAAAGGGTCCTGAGTTGCGGGTTTTACTTTGACAAAGTGTACAGAGTTTTGTTTGTTAGTCCATTAACGCACTGCAGTAGGTTCTTCTGGAAGGTGATTGACGTTGAGTGTATTAACCTCATGCCTGCATTGCTTGCTGGGGTTTCACAGAAACTTTCATCTGGCGTTCTGGCGTTGCAAACTGGTCTTTTGTACCACACCGTGCTCTTTTTTTTCCTAGGCATATTGTTTTTATTTTGGGTTATATAA
- a CDS encoding sensor histidine kinase, whose product MFNYIKSFILIVVTILLTSFLGYMKTEKNLLESSIERNAINIRNIFNRLIWEKYSFMLEMYNFEPTRMHEKPQFMYFESEAKLLFEPLDVIQVEIFYKGETKVFSLNKYLEHVHHPYNHDLKNNISSTSTDNQGNIIVTVALNPEENPPSVIEITYDAKSLIRPFRITWIGFTLVVLFICSSLFLWSVMKIRESSKVLNEQFSINTKLKKAKESIEEISSQKSQFLANVSHELKTPLNAIIGFSDLIRTAEVLGTEHREYANDIYYSGNHLLNLINDILDFSKSELNNLEIKPTLFDLVRLTETCIRMTTTKRKKIKIVKSFFSNKILIKSDHKRVKQVILNILSNSIKFTNEDGLIKISIIRLPSEIEIEISDNGVGIPEKDIAKALSVFGQSNTELSRKYDGAGIGLPLSKKLVELMGGAFEIESKEGSGTVVKIRLPYRESNAA is encoded by the coding sequence ATGTTTAACTATATAAAGTCGTTCATCCTGATTGTAGTGACAATACTACTGACTTCTTTCCTTGGGTATATGAAGACAGAAAAAAACCTTCTCGAAAGCAGCATAGAGAGGAATGCGATAAACATTAGGAATATTTTTAATAGACTAATATGGGAAAAATACTCCTTTATGCTCGAAATGTACAATTTTGAGCCTACAAGAATGCATGAAAAGCCTCAATTCATGTACTTTGAGAGCGAGGCGAAGTTACTTTTTGAACCACTGGATGTTATTCAAGTCGAAATATTCTATAAAGGTGAAACAAAGGTTTTCAGTCTCAACAAATATCTAGAACATGTACATCATCCGTACAATCATGACCTAAAGAACAATATTTCTTCCACCTCTACTGACAACCAGGGAAATATAATAGTCACAGTGGCTTTGAATCCAGAAGAAAATCCACCGTCGGTTATTGAAATTACATACGATGCAAAGAGTCTTATAAGGCCTTTCCGCATTACATGGATAGGCTTCACACTTGTCGTGTTGTTCATTTGCTCATCCTTATTTCTCTGGAGCGTGATGAAAATCAGGGAAAGCTCTAAGGTCTTGAACGAACAGTTTTCGATAAACACAAAACTAAAAAAAGCTAAAGAAAGTATAGAAGAAATAAGTTCTCAAAAATCACAATTTCTAGCGAATGTTAGTCACGAACTAAAAACACCTTTAAACGCAATAATAGGTTTCTCAGATCTGATACGCACGGCAGAGGTGCTTGGTACTGAGCATAGAGAATATGCAAATGATATCTATTATTCAGGGAATCACCTGTTAAATTTGATTAACGACATCCTCGATTTTTCAAAATCAGAGTTAAACAACTTGGAGATAAAACCAACATTGTTTGATTTAGTACGTTTGACTGAGACTTGTATCAGGATGACAACAACTAAAAGAAAAAAGATAAAGATAGTGAAGAGTTTCTTTTCAAATAAGATACTTATCAAAAGCGATCATAAGAGGGTAAAACAAGTAATCCTGAATATACTTTCAAACTCGATAAAATTCACGAATGAAGACGGCTTAATAAAAATTTCCATAATCAGATTACCTTCAGAGATTGAAATCGAAATTTCAGATAATGGTGTTGGTATACCAGAAAAAGATATAGCAAAGGCACTCTCTGTATTTGGCCAATCAAATACGGAGCTGTCAAGAAAATACGACGGAGCTGGAATAGGGTTACCACTTAGCAAAAAGCTGGTAGAGCTGATGGGCGGAGCATTCGAGATTGAAAGCAAAGAAGGAAGCGGAACTGTTGTTAAAATAAGGCTTCCGTATAGAGAAAGCAACGCCGCTTAA
- a CDS encoding Fe(3+) ABC transporter substrate-binding protein, translating to MLFFLYEKPAPTQNKAAQQENVVNIYSSRKEEMVKELFTSFTERTGIKVNYITDDATKLISRMKSEGVNTSADVFLAADVVNLALAEAEGLLQCISSAILENALSPDLRDCYWFGLTRRMALIVYSKERVDPSDIRNYEDLADSKWKDRLLLRSSNSPYNQSLIASLILANGEEKAEAWIKGIVRNMARPPYGGDTDQIKGVASGEGDLTVVNSYYLARILSSDKETHKKVAQRVGVIFPNQDNRGTFANISGAGVAKNAKHKENAIKFLEYMVTEEAQKLYVSKNYEYPVVASVEIPEVLKNWGDYKVDSSSLSKIFPYMSAAVYMADQNGWK from the coding sequence ATGCTATTTTTTCTGTACGAAAAGCCTGCTCCCACACAAAATAAAGCCGCCCAGCAAGAAAATGTTGTTAACATTTATTCTTCAAGGAAAGAAGAAATGGTGAAAGAGCTTTTTACATCCTTCACAGAGCGTACCGGTATAAAAGTGAACTATATCACAGACGATGCAACGAAGTTGATTTCAAGAATGAAGAGTGAAGGAGTTAACACATCAGCGGATGTTTTTTTGGCAGCTGATGTGGTAAATCTAGCTCTAGCAGAGGCTGAAGGACTCCTCCAATGTATATCTTCCGCCATATTAGAAAATGCCTTATCGCCGGATCTAAGAGACTGCTATTGGTTTGGACTAACACGACGCATGGCATTGATAGTTTATTCGAAGGAAAGAGTTGATCCCTCTGACATTAGGAATTACGAAGATTTAGCCGATTCCAAGTGGAAAGATAGGCTTTTGCTCAGATCATCTAATTCTCCATACAACCAATCTCTCATAGCATCTCTGATACTTGCCAACGGTGAGGAAAAAGCTGAGGCATGGATAAAAGGTATCGTTAGGAATATGGCTAGACCGCCATATGGAGGTGATACCGATCAGATTAAAGGCGTGGCATCTGGAGAAGGAGACTTGACTGTAGTGAACAGTTACTACCTAGCTAGGATTTTATCGTCAGACAAAGAGACGCATAAGAAAGTTGCACAGAGAGTGGGCGTAATATTCCCGAATCAGGACAATAGAGGTACCTTTGCAAATATAAGCGGTGCTGGGGTTGCAAAAAATGCAAAGCACAAGGAAAACGCAATAAAGTTTCTCGAGTATATGGTGACTGAGGAAGCACAGAAGCTATATGTCAGTAAAAACTATGAGTATCCCGTTGTAGCGTCTGTTGAAATCCCTGAAGTTCTAAAGAATTGGGGCGACTACAAGGTTGACTCATCAAGTCTCTCAAAAATTTTTCCGTACATGTCGGCGGCTGTGTACATGGCTGACCAGAACGGCTGGAAGTAG
- a CDS encoding RuvX/YqgF family protein, with protein MITFDLQKFLGAIGTGGIVSIDPGKRTIGVAVSDPELRYIQNYFQFASHGRGADASYIMKVVSDFSGIIVGTPFSHIRNNGWLHSIDKFAQKLSEITKKPILMCDESSSTSDVMVLLGSLSRSRQKKWKDKIAACCILEKTLCTIMHHNLCHQRRLNSV; from the coding sequence ATGATAACCTTCGACCTGCAAAAATTCTTGGGTGCTATTGGGACAGGGGGGATTGTATCAATTGATCCTGGAAAACGTACCATAGGTGTTGCAGTCAGTGATCCCGAACTTAGGTATATACAGAACTATTTTCAGTTCGCCTCCCATGGCAGAGGTGCTGATGCCTCTTATATCATGAAAGTCGTTTCGGATTTTTCAGGGATAATTGTCGGCACACCATTTTCACATATTAGGAACAACGGATGGTTACATTCTATAGATAAATTTGCTCAAAAATTAAGTGAGATAACTAAAAAGCCGATTCTTATGTGTGATGAGTCGTCGTCGACTAGCGACGTGATGGTCTTACTTGGTTCCCTTTCCAGATCAAGGCAAAAGAAGTGGAAAGATAAAATCGCTGCTTGTTGCATTTTGGAAAAAACACTATGTACAATCATGCACCACAATCTCTGCCATCAGAGGAGGCTCAACAGTGTATAA
- the pgsA gene encoding CDP-diacylglycerol--glycerol-3-phosphate 3-phosphatidyltransferase, which yields MKDLPNLLTILRIAIIPVFCLSFYIQSRFSWVITVGIFSIASLTDFFDGYLARTLKAQSKLGKLLDPIADKMIVSTAIVMLVHMQYITGAQLIPAIMIICRELFISGLREYLARDSVSFPVNRFGKLKTISQMVAILLYLLNKEWIPDILPTSFIWIAGLASMASAYLYLHENKEELLKSLS from the coding sequence ATGAAGGACCTTCCTAACTTACTTACCATTTTAAGGATAGCCATTATTCCAGTATTTTGCTTAAGTTTTTACATTCAGTCCAGATTCTCTTGGGTGATAACTGTAGGAATTTTTTCAATTGCAAGTCTGACAGACTTTTTTGACGGGTACCTTGCTAGGACCCTAAAGGCTCAATCAAAGCTTGGAAAACTTCTTGACCCGATAGCCGATAAAATGATTGTCTCTACTGCCATTGTTATGTTGGTACATATGCAGTACATAACGGGAGCCCAACTGATTCCTGCAATCATGATCATTTGCAGAGAGCTGTTCATTTCTGGACTGAGGGAGTACCTCGCCCGTGACAGTGTGTCATTTCCCGTAAATAGATTTGGCAAACTAAAGACAATATCCCAGATGGTTGCTATACTTCTCTATCTCCTAAACAAAGAATGGATCCCCGATATTCTCCCGACATCTTTCATCTGGATAGCTGGTCTAGCAAGCATGGCATCGGCATATTTATATCTTCATGAAAACAAAGAGGAACTACTAAAATCCCTTAGCTAA
- a CDS encoding phage portal protein, with protein sequence MLTKIFKKSRSKANLNSGTQLGGECLYNTYTELWSGRDYSAFAQKAYIRNVIASRAISIVAVAASSVPIQLFECSGTEKKRCLVSHPLNELLNEPNPNMSRVTLIKNAVTYKLISGNLYFLKIGSGLPKELHLLRPDRVTVIPGSDCLPLGYRYRVGNYEREYYMNKITGDCDVLHIKNFHPYNDWYGLSPVEAAMYSIDQHNQASLWNQAMLKNGARPSGAFISKSKEPMPKEQFRRLSRQLGDCSGAENAGKAILIEGGIEWKEMSISPKEMDFLQSKYNSAREIALAFGVPPQLLGIPGDNTYSNLIEARLSLWEETVLPILDEIVHSLNVWLAPVFGDNLEFAYEKDSIDALSKKREKLWDCIEKASFLTINEKRQVFGYSTMEGEDKIAERNKNFE encoded by the coding sequence ATGCTAACAAAAATATTTAAAAAATCAAGAAGCAAAGCTAACCTCAATAGCGGAACCCAATTGGGCGGTGAGTGTCTATACAATACGTACACAGAACTCTGGAGCGGGAGAGACTACAGCGCATTTGCCCAAAAAGCGTACATAAGAAATGTGATCGCCTCACGTGCAATCAGTATAGTAGCAGTGGCTGCTTCTTCTGTTCCTATACAACTTTTTGAATGTAGTGGGACGGAGAAGAAACGTTGCTTAGTCTCCCATCCGCTCAATGAGCTATTAAACGAGCCTAACCCTAATATGTCAAGAGTAACATTGATAAAAAATGCTGTTACGTACAAGCTGATTAGCGGAAATTTATACTTTCTCAAGATTGGGAGCGGTTTGCCAAAAGAACTGCACCTTCTAAGACCTGATAGGGTCACAGTTATACCAGGAAGTGACTGTTTACCTTTGGGATACAGATATCGAGTTGGAAACTACGAAAGGGAATATTACATGAACAAAATCACGGGGGACTGTGATGTTCTACACATAAAGAATTTTCACCCGTATAACGATTGGTATGGACTATCACCAGTAGAGGCAGCAATGTACAGCATAGATCAACATAATCAGGCTAGTCTTTGGAACCAAGCTATGCTCAAAAATGGTGCTAGGCCCAGCGGAGCGTTTATATCCAAGTCTAAGGAGCCAATGCCAAAAGAACAGTTCAGACGTTTAAGCAGACAACTTGGGGACTGTTCCGGCGCTGAAAATGCGGGAAAAGCTATTCTTATAGAGGGAGGAATAGAATGGAAAGAAATGAGCATCTCTCCAAAGGAAATGGATTTCCTTCAAAGCAAGTACAATTCCGCCAGAGAGATAGCGTTAGCGTTTGGTGTACCACCGCAACTCCTCGGTATACCAGGAGATAATACCTATAGCAACTTAATAGAGGCTAGACTATCTCTATGGGAAGAAACAGTTCTCCCAATACTCGATGAAATAGTGCATAGCTTAAATGTTTGGCTTGCTCCAGTTTTTGGAGATAATTTGGAGTTCGCATACGAAAAAGATAGTATAGACGCATTATCCAAGAAAAGGGAAAAGCTTTGGGATTGTATAGAAAAGGCATCTTTTTTGACAATCAATGAAAAAAGGCAGGTCTTTGGTTATTCGACTATGGAGGGTGAGGACAAAATAGCAGAGCGTAATAAAAATTTTGAATAG
- the tgt gene encoding tRNA guanosine(34) transglycosylase Tgt has protein sequence MHESEVFPRFNYLKNGKNRSRTGRIITKHGVIHTPAFIFCATRAAIKGLEIHQVKEAGSQVILSNTYHLMLKPGGEHIEKAGGIQKFIGWNGPMLTDSGGFQAFSLNTKDETNVQELKRKYSRTFNSSGIVAISEEGITCKSYYDGAKFFLSPEKSMDVQIKLGADLIVVLDECTKFSLDREYNKEALERNERWADRSLLYAEKNRKAWQGVYGIIHGGTFEDLRKESVEFNNSREFFGNAIGGSLGRTKEEMKEVVEMSITNLNRERPVHLLGVGGLSDIFMGVSMGVDTFDCVHPTRIARHGGALIKYSSYPGNNSREYINLRNNIFKSSDSPIDESCDCKICETYSCGYLNYLLSVKENIAFNMITYHNIYFINKLMERIRHTIEEESDLEELKKLYCG, from the coding sequence ATGCACGAATCGGAAGTTTTCCCTCGATTCAATTACCTAAAAAATGGAAAAAACCGCTCGAGGACAGGTAGAATAATAACTAAGCATGGAGTGATACACACACCAGCTTTCATATTTTGCGCAACCCGAGCAGCAATAAAAGGCTTGGAAATACACCAAGTCAAAGAAGCTGGATCCCAAGTAATACTGTCAAATACCTACCACTTGATGCTTAAACCCGGAGGAGAGCATATAGAAAAAGCTGGTGGAATACAGAAGTTCATAGGGTGGAATGGACCAATGTTAACCGATTCTGGAGGTTTTCAAGCCTTCAGCCTAAACACAAAAGATGAGACAAATGTACAAGAACTGAAAAGAAAATACTCTAGAACATTCAACAGTTCCGGCATTGTAGCAATATCGGAAGAAGGAATAACCTGCAAATCTTACTACGATGGAGCAAAGTTTTTCCTATCCCCTGAAAAATCGATGGATGTTCAAATAAAACTCGGAGCAGACCTCATTGTTGTGCTAGATGAGTGTACTAAATTCTCGTTGGACAGAGAATACAATAAGGAGGCCCTAGAAAGAAATGAAAGATGGGCAGACAGGAGTCTTTTGTACGCAGAAAAAAATCGAAAAGCATGGCAAGGGGTCTACGGAATTATACATGGAGGAACCTTTGAAGATTTAAGAAAGGAAAGCGTCGAGTTCAACAACAGTAGGGAATTCTTTGGAAATGCAATAGGTGGCTCTCTTGGAAGAACTAAAGAAGAAATGAAAGAGGTCGTGGAGATGTCTATAACAAACCTAAACAGAGAAAGGCCGGTTCACCTACTTGGAGTAGGTGGCCTCTCTGATATTTTTATGGGTGTTAGTATGGGAGTGGACACTTTTGATTGTGTCCACCCAACTAGAATAGCCCGGCATGGAGGAGCTCTAATAAAATACTCTTCCTACCCAGGAAACAATAGTAGGGAATACATAAATCTCAGAAACAATATCTTCAAAAGCTCCGATTCACCAATCGATGAATCCTGTGATTGCAAAATCTGTGAGACTTATTCTTGCGGGTACCTAAACTATTTGCTCTCTGTCAAAGAGAACATCGCGTTCAACATGATCACCTACCACAACATATACTTTATAAATAAACTCATGGAAAGAATAAGACACACAATAGAGGAAGAGTCAGATCTCGAAGAGCTAAAAAAACTCTACTGTGGATAA